The proteins below come from a single Candidatus Polarisedimenticolia bacterium genomic window:
- a CDS encoding MBL fold metallo-hydrolase has product MKRTLYGFAVGLALLLASASLAAGAEPRRITVLYDAFGPPSALQKDWGFAALVEYAGRRILFDTGNNAKIFEHNVKRLRIDLKKLDAAVISHRHGDHTTGLTYLLRENPAVKIYVPQEGAFFKSRLPADFLEPQPSLPPEMRYFDGKQPERLQSGTPWETADFEIVTKTTEILPGFYVLTTRSEKPGTMEMNEVSLAIRTPKGLAVVVGCSHPGVEKILEGAARIDPKLYTVTGGFHLVQTPREQVQRTADLLHDTLKVERVAPGHCTSEPGFSIFMDRFGDRFDRAGLGSVLALP; this is encoded by the coding sequence ATGAAGCGCACCTTGTACGGTTTCGCGGTCGGCCTGGCATTGCTGCTGGCAAGCGCATCCTTGGCCGCCGGGGCGGAGCCCAGGCGAATCACCGTGCTCTACGATGCCTTCGGCCCACCCTCGGCGCTGCAGAAGGATTGGGGGTTCGCAGCGCTGGTGGAGTATGCGGGTCGACGCATCCTGTTCGACACCGGCAACAACGCGAAGATTTTCGAGCACAACGTCAAGCGGCTCCGGATCGATTTGAAAAAACTCGATGCCGCCGTGATCTCGCACCGGCACGGAGACCATACCACCGGCCTGACGTACCTGCTGCGGGAGAATCCGGCCGTCAAGATCTACGTCCCGCAGGAGGGAGCCTTCTTCAAGAGCCGGCTTCCGGCCGATTTCCTGGAGCCCCAGCCTTCCTTGCCACCGGAGATGCGCTACTTCGACGGAAAGCAGCCGGAGCGTCTTCAATCGGGCACTCCCTGGGAAACCGCCGATTTTGAAATCGTGACGAAGACGACGGAGATATTGCCCGGCTTCTACGTCCTGACGACTCGCTCCGAAAAGCCCGGGACGATGGAAATGAACGAGGTCTCGCTCGCCATCCGCACTCCCAAGGGGCTGGCTGTCGTCGTGGGCTGCTCCCATCCGGGCGTGGAGAAGATCCTCGAAGGAGCCGCGCGGATCGACCCAAAGCTGTACACCGTGACGGGCGGTTTTCACCTGGTGCAGACGCCCCGGGAACAGGTGCAACGGACCGCGGACTTGCTTCATGACACCCTGAAGGTCGAGCGCGTCGCCCCGGGTCATTGCACGAGCGAGCCGGGATTCTCGATCTTCATGGATCGTTTCGGGGACCGCTTCGACCGCGCCGGCCTTGGCTCGGTCCTCGCGCTTCCCTAG
- a CDS encoding aldo/keto reductase, which translates to MPKPTTPKSKSQPDMLYRTLGKTGERVSAIGLGGWHLGVKKVDEPLSLRIVRAAIDGGINFMDNSWDYNDGASEIRMGKALRDGYRKKVFLMTKIDGRSKKEAARQLDESLRRLDTDCIDLVQHHEILRFEDPHRIFDEEGAHAALLEARQAGKIRFIGFTGHKDPWIHLHTLEVAREHDFRFDTVQMPLNVMDAHYRSFERLVLPALVREGIGVLGMKSMGNGIILKSQTVTAIECLQYALSLPTSVVITGVDSMEILGQAFEAARTFRPMSKAQVKALLAKTVGAASKGEFELFKTTSIFDATAINPQWLGEEPERVQQVMPD; encoded by the coding sequence ATGCCGAAACCAACGACGCCGAAGTCCAAGTCACAGCCTGACATGCTCTATCGGACCCTTGGCAAGACCGGAGAGAGAGTCTCCGCGATCGGTCTCGGCGGCTGGCACCTCGGAGTGAAGAAGGTCGACGAGCCGCTCAGCCTCCGCATCGTTCGCGCCGCCATCGACGGCGGCATCAACTTCATGGACAACTCCTGGGACTACAACGACGGCGCCAGCGAAATCCGGATGGGCAAGGCGCTGCGCGACGGCTATCGGAAGAAGGTCTTCCTGATGACCAAGATCGACGGGCGGTCGAAGAAGGAAGCGGCGCGGCAGCTCGACGAATCGCTCCGGCGGCTCGACACCGACTGCATCGATCTGGTCCAGCACCACGAGATCCTGCGCTTCGAGGATCCGCACCGGATCTTCGACGAGGAGGGGGCCCATGCGGCGCTGCTCGAGGCGCGCCAGGCGGGCAAAATCCGCTTCATCGGCTTCACGGGCCACAAGGATCCGTGGATCCACCTGCACACGCTCGAGGTGGCCCGCGAGCACGATTTCCGGTTCGACACGGTCCAGATGCCGCTGAACGTCATGGACGCGCACTATCGCAGCTTCGAAAGACTGGTCTTGCCGGCGCTCGTCCGGGAGGGCATCGGGGTGCTCGGCATGAAGAGCATGGGGAACGGAATCATTCTAAAGTCGCAAACCGTGACGGCGATTGAGTGCCTGCAGTACGCCCTGAGCTTGCCGACCTCGGTGGTCATCACCGGGGTGGACAGCATGGAGATCCTCGGGCAGGCGTTCGAGGCGGCGCGCACCTTCCGCCCGATGAGCAAGGCCCAGGTGAAGGCGCTGCTGGCCAAAACGGTCGGGGCGGCCTCGAAAGGGGAGTTCGAGCTGTTCAAGACGACCTCGATCTTCGACGCCACCGCCATCAACCCGCAATGGCTGGGCGAAGAGCCCGAGCGTGTGCAGCAGGTGATGCCCGACTGA
- a CDS encoding dihydroorotate dehydrogenase-like protein gives MELRTSYLGLDLRNPLVPSASPLSEDLDNLRRMEDAGAGAVVLQSLFEEQIEREALTIQHYLSKGTESFAESLTYFPEPKEFRFGTLEYLEHVLGAKNAVEIPVIASLNGASLGGWLDTARDIEQAGADALELNLYTIPTDPDTTGAQVEERMLEVVRQVRSVVSLPLAVKLGPQFSAPANMAKKLVEAGANGLVLFNRFYQPDIDLESLEVLPRVLLSSPQAMRLPLRWIAILDGHIEASFAATGGIATHEDVLKMLMVGADVTMICSALLRRGIPHLAEIRAGLVRWMEEHEYVSVYQLKGSMNQRSCADPSAFERAQYVKALTGYHLPI, from the coding sequence ATGGAGCTTAGGACCAGCTACCTGGGATTGGATCTGCGGAACCCGCTCGTCCCCTCCGCGTCCCCGCTGTCGGAGGACCTCGACAACCTGCGGCGCATGGAGGACGCCGGCGCCGGAGCCGTGGTGCTGCAGTCGCTGTTCGAGGAGCAGATCGAGCGGGAGGCGCTGACGATCCAGCATTACCTCTCGAAAGGCACCGAGTCGTTCGCCGAGTCGCTCACCTACTTTCCCGAGCCGAAGGAGTTCCGCTTCGGGACCCTGGAATACCTGGAGCACGTCCTGGGCGCCAAGAACGCCGTCGAAATCCCGGTGATCGCCAGCTTGAACGGCGCCTCGCTCGGAGGCTGGCTCGACACCGCCCGGGACATCGAGCAGGCCGGCGCGGATGCGCTGGAGCTGAACCTCTACACCATCCCGACCGACCCCGACACCACCGGCGCGCAGGTGGAGGAGCGGATGCTGGAAGTGGTCCGCCAGGTCCGCTCGGTCGTGAGCTTGCCTCTGGCGGTCAAGCTGGGGCCGCAGTTCAGCGCGCCCGCCAACATGGCGAAGAAGCTGGTGGAGGCCGGGGCCAACGGCCTGGTGCTCTTCAACCGCTTCTACCAGCCCGACATCGACCTGGAGAGCCTCGAGGTCCTGCCGCGCGTGCTGCTGAGTAGCCCGCAGGCGATGCGCCTGCCGCTGCGCTGGATCGCCATCCTCGACGGGCACATCGAGGCGAGCTTCGCCGCCACCGGCGGGATCGCCACCCACGAGGACGTGCTGAAGATGCTGATGGTCGGGGCCGACGTGACGATGATCTGCTCGGCGCTCCTGCGGCGCGGCATCCCGCACCTTGCCGAGATCCGCGCCGGGCTCGTCCGCTGGATGGAGGAGCACGAGTACGTCTCGGTCTATCAGCTCAAGGGGAGCATGAACCAGCGCTCCTGCGCCGACCCCTCCGCCTTCGAGCGCGCCCAGTACGTGAAAGCCCTGACCGGCTATCACCTGCCGATCTGA